A window of the Flavobacterium sangjuense genome harbors these coding sequences:
- a CDS encoding thymidylate synthase: MKQYHDLVRHVLENGCQKGDRTGTGTKSVFGYQMRFDLNEGFPMVTTKKLHLKSIIYELLWFLKGDTNIGYLQENGVKIWDEWANENGDLGPVYGHQWRNWNSEEIDQITELIDTLKKNPNSRRMLVSAWNPSVLPDTSKSFAENVANGKAALPPCHAFFQFYVADGKLSCQLYQRSADIFLGVPFNIASYALFTMMIAQVCDLQVGEFIHTFGDAHIYNNHFEQVELQLSREPKPLPKMILNPNVKNIFDFTFEDFTLVDYDPHPHIKGVVAV, encoded by the coding sequence ATGAAACAATACCACGATTTAGTGCGACACGTTTTGGAAAACGGTTGCCAAAAAGGAGACAGAACAGGAACAGGAACCAAAAGTGTTTTTGGTTACCAAATGCGTTTTGATTTGAATGAAGGTTTCCCAATGGTAACAACCAAAAAACTGCATTTGAAATCGATTATCTATGAATTGCTTTGGTTCCTTAAAGGTGACACCAACATTGGTTATCTTCAGGAAAACGGAGTTAAAATCTGGGATGAATGGGCAAACGAAAATGGCGATTTAGGTCCGGTCTACGGTCATCAATGGCGCAACTGGAACAGTGAAGAAATTGACCAAATCACAGAATTAATTGATACGCTGAAAAAGAATCCAAACAGTAGAAGAATGTTAGTTTCAGCATGGAATCCTTCTGTACTTCCTGATACTTCAAAATCATTTGCCGAAAATGTTGCCAACGGGAAAGCCGCTTTACCTCCGTGTCACGCGTTCTTTCAGTTTTATGTTGCCGACGGAAAATTGTCCTGTCAATTGTACCAACGAAGTGCTGATATTTTTCTTGGTGTTCCTTTTAACATTGCTTCTTATGCATTATTTACGATGATGATTGCACAGGTTTGCGACTTGCAGGTTGGGGAATTCATTCACACTTTTGGTGATGCACACATTTACAACAATCATTTTGAACAAGTGGAATTACAATTATCACGCGAACCAAAACCACTGCCGAAAATGATTTTAAATCCGAATGTGAAAAACATCTTTGACTTCACTTTTGAAGATTTCACCTTAGTGGATTACGATCCGCATCCGCACATCAAAGGTGTTGTGGCAGTTTAA
- a CDS encoding bifunctional nuclease family protein, with translation MSLVKLTIKGISYSQTQNGAYALILNEVDGERKLPIVIGAFEAQSIAIALEKEIKPPRPLTHDLFKSFADRFDIVVKQVIIHKLVDGVFYSSIICERDKIEEIIDARTSDAIALALRFSAPIFTYKNILDKAGIYLNNPTELENQNPDDEGVLSTPETFGLDSEGNASTDVYKSMSLSELHESLEKAVQNEDYEKAAKIRDEISKRES, from the coding sequence ATGAGTTTAGTAAAACTAACTATAAAGGGAATTTCCTATAGTCAAACGCAAAACGGTGCGTATGCCTTGATTTTAAATGAAGTAGATGGTGAACGAAAATTGCCTATAGTTATTGGAGCTTTCGAAGCACAATCAATTGCAATTGCGCTTGAAAAAGAAATCAAACCTCCGCGTCCTTTGACGCATGATTTGTTCAAAAGTTTTGCAGACCGATTTGATATAGTGGTAAAGCAAGTGATTATTCACAAACTGGTTGATGGCGTTTTCTACTCCAGCATTATTTGCGAAAGAGATAAAATTGAAGAAATTATTGATGCCCGAACTTCGGATGCTATTGCTTTAGCGTTGCGTTTTTCGGCGCCAATTTTTACCTATAAAAACATATTGGACAAAGCCGGAATCTATCTGAACAATCCAACAGAATTAGAAAATCAGAATCCGGATGATGAAGGTGTACTTTCTACTCCGGAAACGTTTGGATTAGACAGCGAAGGCAATGCCTCAACCGATGTTTATAAAAGCATGAGTCTTTCTGAATTGCACGAATCTTTAGAAAAAGCAGTTCAAAACGAAGATTACGAGAAAGCAGCGAAGATTCGCGATGAGATATCGAAACGTGAGTCTTAA
- the porT gene encoding type IX secretion/gliding motility protein PorT/SprT — MKKIVVLFLLLSIYANAQLGKSMFTKDPIINLENFDKQRVYWGYFLGFSTFDFKTDFKTNPAPNKLIDVKGHSGFNVGLVGVLRLHEYIELRFEPGLYYASRTLTYSEFTNERDAVREVKATYIDFPLILKFSSLRTGNVRPYLLGGLSSTLNLSSNSKSKDDNLEQKFRVKPWTQNYTVGFGVDLYFEYFKFSPSIRGVFGLKDELIRDVDPNSPWTGNIQSMKTRAVLINFTFH, encoded by the coding sequence ATGAAAAAAATAGTAGTTCTATTTCTTCTACTTTCAATATACGCCAACGCACAATTGGGCAAAAGTATGTTTACAAAAGATCCGATAATCAATTTGGAAAATTTTGATAAACAACGTGTGTATTGGGGTTACTTTTTGGGGTTTAGCACTTTTGATTTTAAAACCGATTTTAAAACAAATCCTGCACCGAACAAACTTATAGATGTTAAAGGTCATTCGGGATTTAACGTCGGATTGGTTGGTGTGCTTCGTCTGCATGAATATATAGAGTTACGATTTGAACCGGGATTATATTACGCCAGCAGAACACTAACTTATTCGGAATTCACAAACGAAAGAGATGCTGTAAGAGAAGTAAAAGCTACTTATATTGATTTCCCGCTTATCCTGAAATTTTCTTCCTTGAGAACCGGAAACGTTAGACCTTACCTTCTTGGCGGATTGTCATCAACCTTAAATCTTTCGAGCAATTCTAAATCCAAAGATGATAATTTAGAGCAAAAATTTAGAGTTAAACCGTGGACGCAGAATTATACTGTGGGTTTTGGTGTTGATTTGTATTTTGAGTATTTCAAATTCTCACCTTCTATTCGTGGTGTTTTTGGATTGAAAGATGAATTAATCCGTGATGTTGATCCAAATAGTCCTTGGACAGGAAATATTCAATCGATGAAAACCCGTGCGGTGCTTATCAATTTTACATTCCACTAA
- a CDS encoding electron transfer flavoprotein subunit beta/FixA family protein gives MKILVCISHVPDTTSKINFVNGDTEFDTNGVQYVINPNDEFGLTRAIWFQEQQGANVTVVNVGGADAEATLRKALAIGANEAIRVNATPTDGFFVAKQLAEVAKSGGYDLIICGRESLDYNGGMVPGMLASLLDYNFVNSCAEITINGTSAKAAREIDGGKETISAALPLVIGGQKGLVEEKDLRIPNMRGIMTARTKVLTVLEPVAANINTKAVKFEKPAPKSAVKLFAADDLDGLINALHNEAKVI, from the coding sequence ATGAAAATATTAGTTTGCATCAGTCATGTTCCTGATACTACTTCAAAAATTAATTTTGTAAATGGAGACACCGAATTTGACACCAATGGTGTTCAATATGTAATCAACCCGAATGACGAATTTGGTCTAACAAGAGCCATTTGGTTTCAAGAACAACAAGGTGCTAATGTTACCGTTGTCAATGTTGGTGGTGCTGATGCCGAAGCCACTTTGAGAAAGGCTTTAGCCATTGGTGCTAACGAAGCAATCAGAGTAAACGCAACGCCTACTGACGGTTTTTTTGTTGCCAAACAATTAGCCGAAGTAGCAAAATCGGGTGGATATGATTTAATTATCTGCGGAAGAGAATCATTAGATTATAATGGCGGAATGGTTCCCGGAATGTTAGCTTCACTATTAGATTACAACTTTGTGAATTCTTGCGCAGAAATAACTATCAACGGAACTTCAGCAAAAGCTGCCAGAGAAATTGACGGTGGAAAAGAAACAATCTCTGCTGCATTGCCATTAGTAATTGGCGGACAAAAAGGTTTGGTAGAAGAAAAAGATTTGCGTATTCCAAATATGAGAGGAATCATGACGGCAAGAACAAAAGTGCTAACCGTTCTTGAGCCTGTAGCTGCTAACATCAATACGAAAGCGGTGAAATTTGAAAAACCGGCTCCAAAATCAGCGGTGAAATTATTTGCAGCAGATGATTTGGACGGATTAATCAATGCATTACACAACGAAGCAAAAGTTATCTAA
- a CDS encoding pyruvate dehydrogenase complex E1 component subunit beta gives MRTIQFREAIAEAMSEEMRRDESVYLMGEEVAEYNGAYKASKGMLDEFGPKRVIDTPIAELGFAGIAVGSAMNGCRPIVEYMTFNFSLVGIDQIINNAAKMRQMSAGQFPMPMVFRGPTASAGQLGATHSQAFENWFANTPGLKVVVPSTVYDAKGLLKAAIRDNDPVIFMESEQMYGDKGEVPEGEYTIPLGVADIKREGTDVTIVSFGKIIKEAFIAADELAKEGISCEIIDLRTVRPMDYDAIITSVKKTNRLVVLEEAWPFASVASEITYMVQDRAFDYLDAPVQRITTADTPAPYSPTLLKEWLPNAEDVIKAVKKVTYK, from the coding sequence ATGAGAACAATACAATTTAGAGAAGCGATTGCCGAAGCGATGAGCGAAGAAATGCGTCGTGATGAATCAGTATATTTAATGGGTGAAGAAGTTGCCGAATATAACGGTGCTTACAAAGCTTCAAAAGGAATGCTCGACGAATTTGGACCAAAAAGAGTAATCGATACGCCAATTGCCGAACTTGGTTTTGCCGGAATTGCAGTTGGTTCAGCAATGAACGGTTGTCGCCCGATTGTAGAATACATGACTTTCAATTTCTCGTTAGTTGGTATTGACCAAATTATTAACAATGCTGCCAAAATGCGTCAAATGTCGGCCGGACAGTTTCCGATGCCAATGGTTTTTCGTGGACCAACAGCTTCTGCCGGACAATTAGGAGCAACGCACTCACAAGCTTTTGAAAACTGGTTTGCAAACACACCAGGTTTAAAAGTAGTTGTTCCATCAACTGTTTATGATGCAAAAGGTTTGTTGAAAGCAGCCATTCGTGATAACGATCCTGTGATTTTCATGGAATCGGAGCAAATGTATGGTGACAAAGGCGAAGTGCCGGAAGGAGAATACACTATTCCACTTGGCGTTGCCGATATAAAAAGAGAAGGAACTGATGTAACAATTGTTTCTTTTGGTAAAATCATCAAAGAAGCTTTCATCGCTGCTGACGAATTAGCCAAAGAAGGTATCTCTTGTGAGATTATCGATTTGAGAACGGTTCGCCCAATGGATTATGACGCGATTATCACTTCGGTTAAAAAAACAAACAGGTTAGTAGTTCTTGAAGAAGCATGGCCATTTGCCAGTGTGGCTTCTGAAATTACCTATATGGTTCAGGATCGCGCTTTTGATTATTTGGATGCGCCTGTTCAAAGAATCACAACGGCTGACACACCTGCACCATATTCACCAACTTTATTAAAAGAATGGTTGCCAAATGCAGAAGATGTTATTAAAGCTGTGAAAAAAGTAACTTACAAATAA
- the tamL gene encoding translocation and assembly module lipoprotein TamL yields the protein MKKNITKISLFILIGLIIFGCNTTKRVPDGKSLLTKNNIIVDGKKNNVEDVFNQLYQKQNTSILGYRLRLNIYNLAKQKTDSIYRAKFAKNPKKYKRKVKWLSKKQVKRLGESFWYSGVHNFLRKTGEAPVILDTVSTKKSLRRLKYYYYTRGYFDVTGSYKIDSIGPKKVKLRYDIVKGNPYIIDSINSNISSKPLDSIYQLRKRNSFIKPGKRVEYSNFDAEKARITEDFRNNGAFRFQQNYVTYVIDSIKSKHLANVDLNIENESIRVEDSLYSVPFELYKISKVNIYTDHSPANQNLPIKDSTVYKDFTLYSVNKLKYRPKAITDGIFVTKGNYFSDNKTTLTSKYLSNLKVFNYPLIQYIEDKNQKNGLIANIYLSPRKKYTFGFSTDFIHSNIQDFGISGNTFLSIRNVFNGAETFEIGARGSIGASKDFANPNNNFFNISEIGTDAKLNFPRLFLPFKTDKIIPKTMIPYTTISVGYSKQTNIGLDKQNFTSSLVYNWTPRKGTSFRFDLFNVQFVKNINPGNYFNVYRSSYKALNQFATTYGADPSYFDTNGNLIINEGVNSFLSDVNNGVIVPSGNDTKAINSIVEQRGRLTEDNLIVASSIAFSKTSQKDLSDNSFYAIKAKVESAGNLMSLIAGASNQTETNSKTSFGVAFSQYIKTEFEYIKHWDLTRKKVLAVKAFGGIAIPYGNSNSVPFSRSYFAGGTNDIRAWQSYGLGPGKTGSINDFNEANMKLLFSTEFRFNIFQKLNGALFVDSGNIWNISDIATNPDAIFSGLESLENIAVGSGFGFRYDFNFFIVRIDLGFKTYNPANPEGEKWLKEMRFDKSVLNIGINYPF from the coding sequence TTGAAAAAGAATATCACAAAAATATCATTATTTATTCTAATTGGGCTAATTATCTTTGGCTGCAACACTACAAAAAGAGTTCCTGATGGTAAAAGCCTCCTAACCAAAAACAATATTATTGTCGACGGTAAAAAAAACAACGTTGAAGATGTTTTCAATCAGTTGTACCAAAAACAAAACACTTCTATTCTTGGTTATCGTCTAAGACTGAATATTTACAATTTGGCCAAACAAAAAACGGACTCTATTTACAGAGCCAAGTTTGCCAAAAATCCAAAAAAATACAAGCGAAAAGTAAAATGGCTTTCCAAAAAGCAAGTCAAAAGACTAGGCGAATCTTTTTGGTATTCGGGCGTTCATAATTTCCTCAGAAAAACGGGTGAAGCACCTGTAATTTTAGATACTGTCAGTACAAAAAAATCGCTTAGACGTTTGAAGTATTATTATTATACACGCGGTTATTTTGATGTTACCGGTAGCTATAAAATTGACAGCATTGGTCCAAAAAAAGTAAAACTCCGCTACGACATCGTAAAAGGAAATCCTTATATAATTGATAGTATTAACAGCAATATTTCGAGCAAACCATTAGATTCTATTTATCAATTAAGAAAAAGAAATTCGTTTATAAAACCGGGGAAACGAGTTGAATATTCTAATTTCGATGCCGAAAAAGCTAGAATTACAGAAGATTTCAGAAACAATGGCGCCTTCCGTTTTCAACAAAACTATGTAACCTATGTAATTGATTCCATAAAAAGTAAGCATCTTGCTAATGTAGATTTGAATATTGAAAACGAATCTATACGAGTTGAAGATAGTTTGTACAGCGTTCCTTTTGAATTGTATAAAATCAGTAAGGTTAACATTTATACCGACCATAGTCCGGCCAATCAAAATCTTCCGATTAAAGACAGCACGGTTTATAAAGATTTCACTTTGTATAGCGTTAACAAATTGAAGTACCGTCCAAAAGCAATTACAGATGGTATTTTTGTAACCAAAGGCAATTATTTTTCGGACAACAAAACGACACTGACTTCAAAATATTTGAGTAATCTTAAGGTTTTCAATTATCCGTTGATTCAATATATTGAAGATAAAAATCAAAAGAATGGCTTGATTGCTAATATTTATTTGTCGCCAAGAAAAAAATATACGTTTGGTTTTTCTACCGATTTCATCCATTCTAACATACAGGATTTTGGTATATCCGGAAATACATTTTTGAGTATCCGAAATGTATTCAATGGTGCTGAAACCTTTGAAATTGGGGCTAGAGGAAGTATCGGTGCTTCAAAAGATTTTGCCAATCCGAACAATAATTTTTTCAACATTTCGGAAATTGGAACTGATGCCAAATTAAATTTTCCGCGTTTGTTTTTACCATTCAAAACAGACAAAATCATCCCTAAAACGATGATTCCGTACACTACAATTAGTGTAGGTTATTCAAAGCAAACCAACATCGGATTAGACAAACAAAATTTTACCAGTTCATTGGTTTATAACTGGACACCAAGGAAAGGCACTTCGTTCCGTTTTGATTTGTTCAACGTTCAATTTGTGAAAAACATAAATCCGGGCAACTATTTTAATGTTTATCGTTCTTCTTATAAAGCTTTAAATCAATTCGCAACTACTTATGGTGCTGACCCAAGTTATTTTGACACGAATGGGAATTTAATAATTAATGAAGGTGTCAATAGTTTCCTGAGCGATGTCAACAATGGTGTAATTGTACCTTCAGGCAATGACACTAAAGCCATCAATAGCATCGTTGAACAAAGAGGAAGATTGACAGAAGACAATTTGATTGTTGCATCGAGTATTGCCTTTTCAAAAACATCTCAAAAAGATTTATCCGACAACAGTTTTTATGCTATCAAAGCGAAGGTAGAATCGGCCGGAAATTTAATGTCTCTGATAGCCGGAGCTTCTAATCAAACAGAAACCAATTCAAAAACTTCTTTTGGTGTAGCATTTTCGCAATACATTAAAACCGAGTTTGAGTATATCAAGCATTGGGATTTAACCCGTAAAAAAGTATTGGCTGTCAAAGCTTTTGGTGGAATTGCGATTCCGTATGGCAACTCAAACAGCGTTCCTTTCTCGCGAAGTTATTTTGCCGGCGGAACTAATGATATTCGTGCCTGGCAGTCGTATGGTTTAGGTCCGGGGAAAACGGGTTCGATTAATGATTTTAATGAAGCCAACATGAAACTACTGTTTAGTACAGAATTTCGTTTCAATATTTTCCAAAAGTTAAATGGCGCTTTGTTTGTTGATTCCGGAAATATTTGGAATATAAGTGATATTGCCACTAATCCGGACGCTATTTTTTCAGGTTTAGAATCTTTGGAAAACATTGCGGTTGGTTCCGGTTTCGGATTTAGATATGACTTCAATTTCTTTATAGTGCGAATAGATTTGGGTTTCAAAACTTACAATCCAGCTAATCCGGAAGGTGAAAAATGGTTGAAAGAAATGCGTTTTGACAAATCCGTTTTAAATATTGGAATAAATTATCCTTTCTAA
- a CDS encoding 2TM domain-containing protein, with the protein MEAEQHELYEYARDRIKQKKGLFYHFIVLCLGSLFLIIANKWLGLYSDKTWWTWAVTVWIFLFILHVIRVFVVSNFMNKHWEREQIDKLMLRQANKIEKLKNDLENSKPAAE; encoded by the coding sequence ATGGAAGCAGAACAACACGAATTATATGAATATGCCAGAGATAGAATCAAGCAAAAAAAAGGCTTGTTTTATCATTTTATAGTGCTTTGCTTAGGCAGTCTTTTTTTAATTATAGCCAATAAATGGTTAGGATTATATTCTGATAAAACCTGGTGGACATGGGCGGTTACGGTTTGGATTTTTCTATTTATTCTTCATGTTATAAGGGTTTTTGTGGTGAGTAACTTTATGAATAAGCATTGGGAAAGAGAGCAAATTGATAAGTTAATGCTAAGACAAGCCAACAAAATAGAAAAACTAAAAAACGATTTGGAAAATTCAAAACCAGCGGCCGAATGA
- a CDS encoding isoamylase early set domain-containing protein, with protein MAIKKQVIKTKPVVKVTFSIEAKEANTASVVGDFNNWNPAEGELSKLKTGTFKATFDLPKDNSFEFKYLVDGTYLNDPEADSYAYNEFAGAENSVLAL; from the coding sequence ATGGCTATTAAAAAACAAGTTATAAAAACAAAACCGGTTGTTAAAGTTACCTTTTCAATCGAGGCAAAAGAAGCAAATACAGCTTCAGTAGTTGGTGATTTCAATAATTGGAACCCGGCTGAAGGTGAATTATCAAAACTAAAAACAGGAACTTTCAAAGCGACTTTTGATTTACCAAAAGACAATTCTTTTGAGTTCAAATATTTAGTTGATGGTACTTATTTGAACGATCCGGAAGCAGATAGTTATGCTTATAACGAGTTTGCTGGTGCAGAAAATAGTGTGTTAGCACTATAA
- a CDS encoding electron transfer flavoprotein subunit alpha/FixB family protein has protein sequence MSLLIYAESADGKFKKVAFELASYAKKVAESLGTTVTAVTVNAGNVSELSKYGVDKVLKVSNDKLNNFNAKAFADVVEQAAQKEGAKVILLSSTTDSLYMAPLVAVGLDAGFASNVVGLPLSTSPFQVKRNAFSNKAFNITEINTDVKVLSLAKNSYGLVESNAAAVEEDFAPSLNDADFNVKVESVEKTTGKVTIADADVVVSGGRGLKGPENWGILEDLAGVLGAATACSKPVSDLGWRPHSEHVGQTGKPVAANLYVAVGISGAIQHIAGINSSKVKVVINTDADAPFFKVADYGIVGDALEILPRLTQKLKEFKTQNA, from the coding sequence ATGTCATTATTAATATATGCTGAATCAGCAGACGGAAAATTTAAAAAAGTAGCTTTTGAATTGGCTTCTTATGCCAAAAAAGTAGCCGAATCTTTAGGAACAACAGTAACTGCAGTAACAGTAAACGCAGGAAATGTTTCTGAATTATCAAAATACGGAGTAGACAAAGTATTGAAAGTTTCTAACGACAAATTGAACAATTTCAACGCAAAAGCTTTCGCTGATGTTGTTGAGCAGGCAGCACAAAAAGAAGGAGCAAAAGTAATTTTATTGTCTTCTACAACCGACAGTTTATATATGGCGCCATTAGTTGCCGTAGGTTTAGATGCCGGATTTGCTTCTAACGTGGTTGGATTGCCTTTGAGCACTTCGCCATTCCAGGTGAAAAGAAATGCTTTTTCAAACAAAGCTTTTAATATCACTGAAATCAATACTGATGTTAAAGTATTAAGCTTAGCCAAAAACTCATACGGATTGGTAGAAAGCAATGCCGCAGCAGTGGAAGAAGATTTTGCGCCAAGTTTAAATGATGCCGATTTCAACGTAAAAGTAGAATCAGTAGAAAAAACAACCGGAAAAGTAACTATTGCCGATGCTGATGTGGTAGTTTCCGGTGGCCGTGGTTTAAAAGGCCCAGAAAACTGGGGAATTTTAGAAGATTTAGCTGGAGTTCTTGGAGCAGCAACCGCTTGCTCTAAACCGGTTTCTGATTTAGGATGGAGACCTCATAGCGAACACGTTGGGCAAACAGGAAAACCCGTAGCGGCCAATTTATATGTTGCTGTTGGAATTTCAGGTGCTATTCAGCACATAGCCGGAATCAACTCATCAAAAGTAAAAGTGGTTATCAACACTGATGCTGACGCACCATTTTTTAAAGTTGCCGATTACGGAATCGTTGGTGATGCATTGGAAATTCTTCCAAGATTAACACAAAAACTAAAGGAGTTTAAAACTCAAAACGCATAA
- a CDS encoding RNA methyltransferase codes for MVSKNQIKLITSLQHKKFRTEHQLFIAEGVKVIQELLASNFVLEHLFETEAIFEQVSISQKTVIKEADMKRITALSSASSCLAIFKIPSPTKIDTKGLIVALDDIRDPGNLGTIIRLCDWFGVTQLLCSYETVDVYNPKVIQATMGSISRVKINYVDLNDYVLQSSLPVFGTFMDGKNLYKETLPKEAILILGNEANGISASLEKSIKNRIAIPRFGDIQKTESLNVATAAAIFLSEFRRESES; via the coding sequence ATGGTTAGTAAAAACCAAATAAAATTAATTACAAGTCTTCAACATAAAAAATTTAGAACCGAGCACCAATTGTTTATAGCTGAAGGTGTAAAGGTAATACAGGAATTGTTAGCATCAAATTTTGTGCTGGAACATTTATTCGAAACTGAAGCTATTTTTGAACAAGTATCCATTTCTCAAAAAACAGTAATAAAAGAAGCTGACATGAAGCGAATTACAGCTTTGAGTTCGGCAAGTTCCTGTTTGGCTATTTTCAAAATTCCATCGCCAACCAAAATAGATACTAAAGGATTGATTGTCGCTTTGGATGATATTCGTGATCCGGGAAATTTAGGGACAATCATTCGACTTTGCGATTGGTTTGGCGTTACCCAATTGTTGTGTTCTTATGAAACTGTAGATGTGTATAATCCAAAAGTAATTCAGGCAACCATGGGTTCTATCAGTCGGGTAAAGATAAATTATGTTGATTTGAATGATTATGTTTTGCAAAGTTCACTTCCGGTTTTTGGTACTTTTATGGATGGAAAAAATCTTTATAAAGAAACCTTACCTAAAGAAGCCATTTTAATTCTCGGAAACGAAGCCAACGGAATTTCGGCAAGTTTAGAAAAAAGTATAAAAAACAGAATTGCTATTCCAAGATTTGGCGACATCCAAAAAACGGAAAGCTTAAATGTGGCCACCGCAGCTGCAATTTTCCTGAGTGAGTTCAGAAGAGAATCTGAATCTTAG
- a CDS encoding dihydrofolate reductase produces the protein MITLIAAVAENNALGKDNQLLWHLPDDFKRFKNVTSGHYIIMGRKTFESFPKPLPNRTHVIITRQKKYTAENCIVVDSLQKAIAICPKEEETFIIGGGEIYTQAIEIGDKLDITRVHHTFDADTFFPEIDLSKWELTASEFHPKDEKHQFDFTFQTYLRK, from the coding sequence ATGATTACACTTATTGCTGCTGTTGCCGAAAACAATGCGCTTGGCAAAGACAACCAATTGCTTTGGCATTTGCCTGATGATTTCAAACGATTCAAAAATGTAACTTCAGGTCATTATATTATTATGGGACGAAAAACTTTTGAAAGTTTCCCAAAACCATTACCCAACAGAACGCACGTTATTATTACCCGTCAAAAAAAGTATACTGCTGAAAACTGCATCGTGGTGGATTCGTTGCAAAAAGCGATTGCCATTTGTCCAAAAGAGGAAGAAACATTCATCATTGGCGGTGGCGAAATTTACACTCAAGCTATTGAAATAGGTGATAAACTAGACATCACAAGAGTGCATCACACTTTTGATGCTGATACTTTTTTCCCTGAAATCGATTTGAGTAAATGGGAATTAACTGCTTCCGAATTCCATCCAAAAGACGAAAAACATCAATTCGATTTTACGTTTCAAACCTATTTAAGAAAGTAA
- the ubiE gene encoding bifunctional demethylmenaquinone methyltransferase/2-methoxy-6-polyprenyl-1,4-benzoquinol methylase UbiE, translated as MSKIITPYKDSSLGKKEQVAQMFDNISGNYDGLNRVISLGIDMKWRKKVVALVAEKNPETILDIATGTGDLVIMMSNTSAKKIIGLDISAGMLEVGKQKIEAKKLSDKIEMVLGDSENMPYPDNYFDAITVSFGIRNFETLEKGLAEIYRVLKPNGIFVILETSVPTKFPFKQGYTFYTKFILPIIGKIFSKDNNAYGYLSESAANFPFGENLNNILRKISFIECKAMPQTFGVATIYTATKK; from the coding sequence ATGTCAAAGATTATCACGCCATATAAAGATTCATCCTTGGGCAAAAAAGAACAGGTTGCCCAAATGTTTGATAACATTTCCGGGAACTATGATGGCCTGAACCGGGTTATATCGCTTGGTATTGATATGAAATGGAGAAAAAAAGTAGTTGCATTAGTAGCCGAAAAAAATCCGGAAACCATTCTTGACATTGCAACCGGAACCGGTGATTTGGTGATTATGATGTCGAATACTTCTGCCAAAAAGATTATTGGTCTTGACATATCAGCCGGAATGCTTGAAGTTGGGAAGCAAAAAATTGAAGCCAAAAAACTATCGGATAAAATAGAAATGGTTTTGGGAGACAGCGAAAACATGCCTTATCCTGATAATTATTTTGATGCGATTACGGTTTCATTTGGCATCAGAAATTTTGAAACACTGGAAAAAGGCTTAGCTGAAATCTATAGGGTTTTAAAACCTAATGGCATTTTTGTGATTTTAGAAACTTCAGTTCCGACTAAATTTCCATTCAAACAAGGATATACATTTTACACCAAATTTATTTTACCTATTATTGGAAAAATTTTCTCGAAAGACAATAATGCTTATGGCTACTTATCCGAATCTGCGGCAAATTTTCCTTTTGGAGAAAATTTAAACAATATATTGCGTAAAATTTCGTTTATAGAATGTAAAGCTATGCCACAAACGTTTGGTGTTGCTACCATTTATACAGCAACCAAAAAATGA